TGGTCACGCAGAACCTGCCCCTGCTGACCAACCTCATGAACTGGGACAAGATGTTCGAGTCCCCGTTCAAGAGCGACGTGTACTTCTTCTCCACGCGTGTGCAGACCGGCCAGCGCTGGGGCACGCAACAGCCCATCACCATCCGCGATCGCGAGTTTGGTGCGGTGCGGCTGCGCGCGTTTGGCATGTTCGCGTTCCGCGTCGACAACCCGGCCGTCTTTCAGCGCAACGTCGGTGCCACCGACGCCGAGTACACGGTGGCGCAGATCGAACCCCAGCTCCGTAACGCCATCATCAGCGGCTTCACGGCGGCTTTTGCGAACGCCAACGTGCCGTTCCTCGACATGGCGGCCAATCAGGGGCAGTTGGCCACGCAGATTGCCGCCGCCACGCAGCCGGCCTTCGAGCAGTTCGGCCTCAAGCTCGAAACGTTCACGGTGGAGAACCTGTCGCTGCCCGACGAGCTGCAGAAGAAGCTCGACGAGCGCATCTCCATGAACATCATCGGCGACATGCGCACGTACACGGCGTATCAGGCGGCGCAGTCCATTCCCATTGCCGCCGCCAACGAGGGTGGCATGGCCGGACTCGCGGCGGGTCTTGGTGCGGGTGTCGGCCTTGGTGGCGCCATTGCCAACGCGCTCAGCGGAGCCGGCAGCGCCCCGCAGGCACCCGGTGTGGCGGTGCCGCCCGAACGCATGGCGCCGCCCGTGTCGCCCAGCGCGGAAAGCAAGTTCTGCATCAATTGCGGAACGAAGCTGCCGTCCATCGCCAAGTTCTGTTCGGCCTGCGGTACGGCGCAGGGGTGACGTTACCGGTGTCCTTGCCTGTATCGCACATTGAAGGACAGGAGTGGATGGTTGAGGCGCACGGCTGTGATCCCGTGCGCCTCGCCAGTGCCGCCACCATGCAGCGTGTGTTCGAGCGCATCATCCGTGACCTCTCGCTGCATCCGGTGGGCGCGCCGCTCTGGCACACCTTTCCCGAGCCCGGTGGCGTGACGGGCATGGTGATGCTGGCCGAGTCGCATCTGACGGTGCACACCTTCCCCGAATATGGCTCGGCATGCTTCAACCTGTTTTGCTGCACGCCGCGTGCGGAGTGGCCATGGCGTGATGCGTTGGCCGAACTGCTTGGAGCAGAGTCGGTAAACGTTCGGCATGTCATTCGCGCCTATTCCGGCATCCCGGTTACGCCGGGCGTCTCGGCATGACCGTTCCCGCGCCACATGGCGCCAGTTGTCCGAACTGCGGTGCGCCGGTGCGATTCCGCTGGGCGCAGGCGGTGCAAACCACCTGCGCCTACTGCCGCTCGGTGCTGGTGCGTCGTGATCTCGACCTCGCCCGCGTGGGTCAGCAGGCCGACTTTCCGCATACCGGCTCGCCCATCCAGCTCGGCACCGAAGGGCGCTGGCGCGATCAGAATTTTGTTGTCGTCGGTCGCCTCAGTTACCAGTGGGCCCGCGGTCGCTGGAACGAGTGGCACTGCGTACTGAACAGCGGCCACAGCGCCTGGCTGTCCGATGCGCAGCTCGAGTACGCCATGACCATGCAAGCCGATCCGGCCGGCGTGCTGCCGTCCATCGACCGCATCCAGGTGGGGACGCTGTACTTCTTCGACAACGTCCCGTACGAGGTCGCGAGCATCACCGAGGCCGAGTACATCGGTACGGAAGGCGATCTGCCGTTCACCACCACCGCGCGGCATCGCTGTCGCTTTGTGGACCTCATGAATGTCGAGGGACGTTTCGGCACCGTGGATGGCAGTGAAACGCCCGCGCGACTCTATCTCGGTGAGTACCTGACCTTCGATCAGCTCGCCCTCCGCAACCTGCGGGAGTTCGAGGGATGGTGACCGTACCACGCGTGGCGTCACTGTCCTGCACCAGTTGCGGCGCAGGCATCGAGCTGCACGCGCAGGGCTGGGCGGTCACCGTGGTGTGTGCGGCCTGCGGTGCGCAGCTCGACGCGACAGATGAGAACTTGCGCGTGCTGCAGTACGGTGAGCGTGTGTCGCTCACGCCGCGCATTCCGCTGGGTACGCGTGGCACGTGGAAGGGTGCGCCCTGGGAAGTCATCGGCTGTCAGGTGGTGACCATCACCGTGGACGAGGTCGACTACTCCTGGACCGAGTACGTGTGCTTCAATCCGTACCGGGGCTTCCTGTATCTCTCGGAGTATCAGGGCCACTGGAACGTCATCGAGAAGTTGCGTCGTCGTCCCGAGCGTCAGACGGAAGGCGCAAGGCCGACGGTGGAGCTCGAGGGGCGTCTCTTCAAGCACTTCCAGACGGCGGTTGCGCGCACCACGGCGGCACTTGG
This DNA window, taken from Gemmatimonas sp. UBA7669, encodes the following:
- a CDS encoding S-adenosylmethionine decarboxylase family protein, yielding MSLPVSHIEGQEWMVEAHGCDPVRLASAATMQRVFERIIRDLSLHPVGAPLWHTFPEPGGVTGMVMLAESHLTVHTFPEYGSACFNLFCCTPRAEWPWRDALAELLGAESVNVRHVIRAYSGIPVTPGVSA
- a CDS encoding SPFH domain-containing protein, yielding MALGDFLRKQFIDVIQWTESGPGVLMYRFPMRDMEIQSGAQLTVRDSQLALFVNEGRAADAFGPGLHTLVTQNLPLLTNLMNWDKMFESPFKSDVYFFSTRVQTGQRWGTQQPITIRDREFGAVRLRAFGMFAFRVDNPAVFQRNVGATDAEYTVAQIEPQLRNAIISGFTAAFANANVPFLDMAANQGQLATQIAAATQPAFEQFGLKLETFTVENLSLPDELQKKLDERISMNIIGDMRTYTAYQAAQSIPIAAANEGGMAGLAAGLGAGVGLGGAIANALSGAGSAPQAPGVAVPPERMAPPVSPSAESKFCINCGTKLPSIAKFCSACGTAQG
- a CDS encoding DUF4178 domain-containing protein, with translation MTVPAPHGASCPNCGAPVRFRWAQAVQTTCAYCRSVLVRRDLDLARVGQQADFPHTGSPIQLGTEGRWRDQNFVVVGRLSYQWARGRWNEWHCVLNSGHSAWLSDAQLEYAMTMQADPAGVLPSIDRIQVGTLYFFDNVPYEVASITEAEYIGTEGDLPFTTTARHRCRFVDLMNVEGRFGTVDGSETPARLYLGEYLTFDQLALRNLREFEGW